The following are from one region of the Macadamia integrifolia cultivar HAES 741 unplaced genomic scaffold, SCU_Mint_v3 scaffold1681, whole genome shotgun sequence genome:
- the LOC122064546 gene encoding DEAD-box ATP-dependent RNA helicase 35, translating into MEPASFMEEKDDDYVEYIPVKKRRAMEAQKILQRKGKSSALEDDSERSKLAEAKPSLLVKASQLKRDLPEISPTEQIVQQEKEMIEHLSDRKTLMSVRELAKGITYLEPMATGWKPPLAIRRMSAKGCESIRKQWHILVDGEEIPPPVKNFKDMRFPEPILKMLKAKGIVQPTPIQVQGLPVILSGRDMIGIAFTGSGKTLVFVLPLIMAALQEEVMMPIVPGEGPFGLVICPSRELARQTYEVVEQFLIPLKEAGYPELRPLLCIGGVDMRSQLEVVKKGVHIVVATPGRLKDMLAKKKMTLDNCRYLTLDEADRLVDLGFEDDIREVFDHFKAQRQTLLFSATMPTKIQNFARSALVKPVTVNVGRAGAANLDVIQEVEYVKQEAKIVYLLECLQKTPPPVLIFCENKADVDDIHEYLLLKGVEAVAIHGGKDQEEREYAISSFKAGKKDVLVATDVASKGLDFPDIQHVINYDMPAEIENYVHRIGRTGRCGKTGIATTFINKNQSETTLLDLKHLLQEAKQRIPPVLAELNDPMEDVDAITDASGVKGCAYCGGLGHRIRDCPKLEHQKSMAIASSRRDYFGSGGYRGEI; encoded by the exons ATGGAACCTGCATCATTCATGGAGGAGAAGGATGATGATTATGTCGAATATATCCCTGTGAAAAAGCGCAGGGCAATGGAAGCCCAAAAAATCCTCCAACGCAAGGGAAAATCTTCAGCTTTGGAGGATGATTCTGAGCGGTCTAAGCTTGCTGAAGCAAAACCCAGCCTCCTTGTCAAGGCTTCTCAGCTTAAGCGTGACCTCCCTGAGATTAGCCCCACTGAGCAGATTGTGCAACAAGAGAAGGAGATGATAGAGCACCTCTCCGACCGCAAGACCCTCATGTCAGTTCGCGAACTAGCCAAGGGAATTACCTATTTGGAGCCTATGGCGACAGGATGGAAACCTCCCTTGGCAATTCGGAGGATGTCTGCAAAGGGATGTGAATCGATAAGAAAGCAGTGGCATATACTTGTcgatggcgaagaaatacctcCCCCAGTTAAGAATTTTAAAGACATGCGGTTTCCGGAACCAATTTTGAAGATGCTGAAAGCTAAGGGGATTGTGCAGCCCACACCTATTCAGGTCCAGGGACTTCCTGTTATCTTGTCAGGGAGGGACATGATTGGGATTGCATTCACTGGTTCAGGCAAGACTCTCGTTTTTGTGCTGCCACTTATCATGGCCGCATTGCAAGAGGAGGTTATGATGCCTATTGTTCCTGGGGAAGGTCCATTTGGCTTGGTGATTTGCCCATCAAGAGAGCTTGCTAGGCAAACTTATGAGGTTGTGGAGCAGTTTTTGATCCCTTTGAAGGAGGCTGGGTATCCAGAGTTGAGGCCACTACTTTGTATTGGTGGGGTTGATATGCGATCGCAACTAGAAGTCGTGAAGAAGGGTGTGCATATTGTAGTTGCTACACCTGGGAGGTTGAAGGACATGCttgcgaagaagaagatgactctTGACAACTGCAG GTACTTGACACTTGATGAAGCTGACAGGCTAGTTGATTTGGGGTTTGAAGATGATATCAGAGAAGTGTTTGATCACTTCAAAGCTCAGagacaaacacttctattctCGGCCACCATGCCcacaaaaatccaaaacttTGCTAGAAGTGCATTAGTAAAACCTGTTACAGTCAACGTGGGAAGAGCTGGAGCAGCAAATCTGGATGTAATACAAGAAGTCGAGTATGTGAAACAAGAAGCAAAGATTGTTTACCTTCTTGAATGTCTACAGAAGACCCCACCTCCTGTCCTCATATTTTGTGAGAACAAAGCTGATGTGGATGATATTCATGAATATCTCCTGCTTAAAGGAGTCGAGGCAGTAGCCATTCATGGAGGCAAGGaccaagaagagagagaatatgcCATTTCATCTTTCAAAGCAGGGAAGAAGGATGTCTTGGTGGCCACTGATGTTGCTTCAAAGGGGCTAGATTTTCCAGATATCCAGCATGTTATTAATTATGACATGCCTGCTGAAATTGAGAACTATGTCCACCGTATTGGTCGAACTGGAAGATGTGGGAAGACAGGTATAGCAACAACATTTATAAACAAGAACCAGAGTGAGACCACACTGCTGGACTTGAAGCACCTTCTGCAAGAAGCAAAACAGAGAATCCCACCTGTGCTTGCAGAACTGAATGATCCAATGGAAGACGTGGATGCCATCACAGATGCAAGTGGTGTCAAAGGTTGTGCTTATTGTGGTGGGCTTGGTCATCGTATCCGTGATTGCCCCAAGCTGGAACACCAAAAGAGTATGGCAATTGCCAGCTCAAGACGGGACTACTTTGGTTCCGGAGGTTATCGAGGAGAAATCTGA